In one window of Leptospira sp. WS92.C1 DNA:
- a CDS encoding glycerate kinase: protein MFPLDFKNPDHPNLQSPESLLLYLGAKAIQGALPEESVGKFLTVQNLHGNIVLLSIGKAAYRMAMVAFEVLKNQITTGLIVTKYGHAGPVPQPIKCIEAGHPIPDQNSILAGKKILELCSRLKPEDTLLLLLSGGGSSLAEVPAEGLELKDLIFWNQKLLASGADIQEINTVRILLSSIKGGKLLSKIEPAKSMSLILSDVIGDELSKVASGPTIHSTIKNDSIFKIFKQYNLIINKNIGILLKQNENSPRTPADSKLHTTFCIGNIASALKTVQEECQAFDIETILLTSSLGCEAREAGFFLGAIAREYSRKANHPILILCGGETTVTHEGNGKGGRNQELALAFAKQVRGLQGVTLFSLATDGTDGPTDTAGAIVNGNTWDMIQKHTNADLALKNHQSYEVLKLAEALVFTGPTGTNVNDIQFLWIESGSIEESQSP from the coding sequence ATGTTTCCATTGGATTTTAAAAATCCCGATCACCCGAATCTCCAATCTCCCGAATCGCTTCTTTTGTATCTGGGCGCCAAAGCGATCCAAGGCGCTCTTCCGGAAGAATCCGTCGGAAAGTTCTTAACCGTGCAAAATCTTCATGGAAATATCGTCCTTCTTTCGATCGGAAAGGCGGCCTATCGAATGGCGATGGTTGCGTTTGAAGTTCTCAAAAATCAAATAACCACCGGACTCATAGTTACCAAATACGGCCATGCAGGGCCCGTTCCCCAACCCATCAAATGTATCGAGGCAGGGCATCCGATTCCCGATCAAAACAGTATTTTAGCAGGAAAAAAAATCCTGGAACTTTGTTCCAGGCTCAAACCGGAAGATACGCTTCTTCTTTTGTTATCCGGAGGCGGATCGTCACTGGCGGAGGTTCCCGCAGAAGGTTTGGAATTGAAAGACCTGATTTTCTGGAATCAAAAACTTCTGGCAAGCGGTGCGGACATTCAGGAGATCAATACGGTTCGAATTCTTCTTTCTTCGATCAAGGGCGGAAAATTACTTTCCAAAATCGAACCGGCGAAATCGATGAGTTTGATTTTATCGGATGTGATCGGAGACGAGCTTTCCAAAGTCGCGTCCGGTCCCACGATCCATTCCACAATCAAAAATGATTCTATTTTTAAAATATTCAAACAATATAATTTAATAATAAACAAAAACATAGGGATTCTTCTTAAACAAAACGAAAATTCGCCTCGGACTCCGGCCGATTCGAAACTTCACACGACATTTTGTATCGGAAATATCGCATCGGCCCTCAAAACCGTACAAGAGGAATGCCAAGCGTTCGATATCGAAACAATTTTACTCACTTCCTCCTTGGGTTGCGAGGCCAGAGAAGCGGGATTTTTTCTGGGAGCGATCGCGAGAGAATATTCTCGAAAGGCAAATCATCCGATTCTTATCCTATGCGGCGGCGAAACCACGGTGACACACGAAGGAAACGGTAAGGGCGGAAGAAACCAGGAACTCGCGCTTGCGTTCGCAAAACAAGTTCGTGGTTTACAGGGAGTCACGTTATTCTCCTTAGCGACAGACGGAACGGACGGCCCGACGGACACAGCGGGTGCGATCGTAAACGGAAATACGTGGGACATGATCCAAAAACATACGAACGCAGATCTTGCGCTAAAAAATCATCAATCGTATGAGGTGTTAAAACTGGCGGAGGCTTTGGTGTTCACCGGTCCTACGGGAACTAATGTGAATGACATTCAATTTTTATGGATTGAATCTGGATCAATCGAAGAATCTCAATCGCCCTGA
- a CDS encoding diguanylate cyclase codes for MNSILILDDAQENCMLMQGILRKSGYKETHATQSPDEVIAWLSLKSQDPPQKEFSLILLDILLPGITGIEILKMIREKDQLKDIPVIMITALKESNVLQEAFDSGAIDYVVKPFDGNELLARVRSALRLFDEMTRRKEREKELESLTDQLQEVNAHLLAIARTDGLTSLYNRRYFDEVLATEWKRCWRTGNSVALLMLDIDHFKLYNDTYGHQAGDHCLKQVALAIRDCARRAGDLAARYGGEEFAIILPETTESNAVIVSRNILERVEKLSIPHSASKTDSIVTVSIGMATLSPNPENSIVELIERADKALYLAKEEGRNCLRFYPQGD; via the coding sequence ATGAACTCTATTCTCATTTTGGATGACGCACAGGAAAATTGTATGCTCATGCAGGGGATTTTGCGCAAATCCGGATACAAAGAAACGCACGCAACTCAATCCCCGGACGAAGTCATCGCGTGGCTGAGTCTCAAATCGCAAGATCCTCCTCAAAAGGAATTTTCCCTCATTCTGTTGGACATTCTTCTTCCGGGAATTACAGGTATCGAAATTTTAAAAATGATTCGTGAAAAGGATCAACTCAAGGATATTCCGGTGATCATGATTACCGCTCTCAAGGAATCTAACGTATTACAGGAAGCGTTTGATTCCGGGGCGATCGATTACGTCGTCAAACCATTTGACGGAAATGAACTTTTGGCCAGGGTGCGTTCTGCACTTCGTCTTTTCGACGAGATGACTCGAAGAAAGGAGCGGGAAAAGGAGTTGGAAAGCCTTACCGATCAACTTCAAGAAGTAAACGCCCATTTGCTTGCGATTGCAAGAACGGACGGATTGACGAGTCTTTATAACAGAAGATATTTTGACGAGGTTCTTGCTACGGAATGGAAACGATGTTGGAGAACAGGAAACAGCGTGGCCCTTCTTATGTTGGATATCGATCATTTTAAACTCTACAATGACACATACGGACACCAGGCGGGAGATCATTGTCTTAAACAAGTAGCGCTTGCGATTCGAGACTGTGCAAGAAGAGCGGGTGACCTTGCTGCACGTTATGGTGGAGAGGAATTTGCGATCATTCTTCCGGAGACGACGGAATCGAATGCGGTCATTGTGAGCAGAAATATTTTAGAAAGGGTGGAAAAATTGTCCATCCCACATTCTGCATCCAAGACGGATTCGATTGTAACCGTCAGCATCGGAATGGCAACCTTGAGTCCAAATCCCGAAAACTCGATTGTAGAGCTGATCGAAAGGGCGGACAAGGCGTTATATCTAGCCAAGGAAGAAGGAAGAAACTGTCTGCGTTTTTATCCTCAGGGCGATTGA
- a CDS encoding histidine kinase dimerization/phosphoacceptor domain -containing protein has protein sequence MFKNSFSVLLIEDSNADFRLIQEFLGESESPAFNLTRSDNFSSGLNSISEKRPDVVLLDLSLPDCNGLEALTAIKSRFPQIPVIICSGAEDKEITVNALQIGAQDYVYKGKFDSYSLSRSLIFAYERNRLAIELEKKNIFEQENEERYRLFFQYNPHPAFLFEHDTLEIIEVNQAVIEKYGYQERDLIGKKILEIFHKQDFEKVTTEIDSYHFGVNRVRRIIHKKKNGSELIADSTIYKFRFRNQILDLAVITDVTEMVRNRESILASLAEKDTLIQEIHHRVKNNMQIMVSLLNLQADNAMTRELTSKELYGLLKDTESRVFSMSLVHNELYKSRDLSHVDFSSYLNMLLQNLWNLYGVGRNITQTISAQGLILNMDTAIPLGLIACELVTNALKHAFAEKSKGKIRIDVAQESSRITVTIEDDGKGLPAGYLGKNHDTLGLQLVQILTKQIEGELKIEILNPGTKFQIQFPERE, from the coding sequence ATGTTTAAAAATTCTTTTTCAGTACTTTTGATCGAGGACTCTAACGCAGATTTTAGATTGATTCAGGAATTTTTGGGAGAATCCGAAAGCCCTGCTTTCAATCTGACTCGGAGTGATAACTTTTCCTCAGGATTGAATTCCATTTCCGAAAAACGTCCGGATGTGGTATTGCTGGATCTATCCTTACCGGATTGCAACGGTTTGGAGGCGTTGACGGCAATTAAAAGTAGATTCCCTCAAATTCCGGTGATCATCTGTAGCGGTGCCGAGGATAAAGAGATTACGGTAAATGCTTTGCAGATAGGCGCTCAGGATTACGTATATAAAGGAAAATTTGATTCCTATTCTTTGAGTCGATCCCTGATTTTCGCTTATGAACGAAATCGCCTCGCCATCGAGCTGGAGAAAAAGAACATATTCGAACAGGAAAACGAAGAAAGATACCGGTTGTTTTTTCAATACAATCCTCATCCCGCCTTTTTATTCGAACACGATACGTTGGAAATCATCGAGGTCAATCAGGCGGTTATCGAAAAATACGGTTATCAAGAACGGGATTTGATCGGTAAAAAGATTCTTGAGATTTTTCATAAACAGGATTTTGAAAAAGTAACGACTGAAATCGATTCTTATCATTTCGGAGTCAATCGTGTTCGCCGGATCATTCACAAAAAAAAGAATGGATCCGAACTCATTGCGGATTCTACGATTTATAAATTTCGATTCCGCAATCAGATCCTGGATTTGGCGGTGATCACGGATGTGACCGAAATGGTTCGAAACCGGGAATCGATTCTTGCATCCTTGGCGGAAAAGGATACCTTGATCCAAGAGATCCATCACCGCGTTAAAAACAATATGCAGATCATGGTCTCTTTATTAAATCTGCAAGCTGACAATGCGATGACGAGAGAGCTCACCTCCAAGGAACTTTACGGATTGTTAAAGGATACGGAGAGCCGTGTGTTTTCCATGTCGTTGGTTCACAACGAACTTTATAAATCCAGAGATCTTTCCCACGTGGATTTTAGTAGCTATCTAAACATGCTCCTGCAAAATCTTTGGAATCTCTACGGAGTCGGACGAAACATAACGCAGACGATTTCGGCCCAAGGTCTGATCCTAAATATGGATACTGCCATACCTTTGGGATTGATCGCTTGCGAATTGGTGACAAATGCTCTTAAACATGCGTTTGCGGAAAAATCCAAGGGAAAAATTCGAATCGATGTGGCTCAGGAATCGAGTCGGATTACAGTGACGATTGAGGACGACGGAAAGGGGCTTCCTGCCGGATATTTGGGAAAGAATCATGATACTTTGGGGTTGCAGCTCGTTCAAATTCTTACAAAACAAATTGAAGGTGAGTTGAAAATCGAAATCTTAAATCCGGGAACCAAATTCCAAATTCAGTTCCCGGAGCGTGAGTGA
- a CDS encoding four-helix bundle copper-binding protein: MLTRKELLSQSAAILAFASAGSLLAKESGHKHPESSKKSEKIASQKVAKKTLEAAAKCIVNAEICLAHCDENLSNGDTMLADCLKTVKDTLALCKAFISLGASNSPLTKELAALCIKACETCEKECRVHESHHEICKNCADSCKECIAELKKVA, encoded by the coding sequence ATGTTAACTAGAAAAGAACTTCTTTCCCAATCCGCCGCTATCCTTGCGTTCGCATCCGCAGGATCTCTTCTTGCCAAAGAATCCGGTCACAAACATCCGGAATCTTCTAAAAAATCGGAGAAGATCGCTTCTCAAAAAGTGGCTAAAAAAACCCTGGAGGCGGCCGCCAAATGCATCGTAAACGCGGAAATCTGTCTCGCTCATTGCGACGAGAATTTATCAAACGGAGATACGATGCTCGCCGATTGTCTCAAAACTGTTAAAGACACCTTGGCCCTTTGCAAAGCGTTTATCAGTTTAGGGGCCTCGAATTCCCCTCTGACAAAGGAACTCGCGGCACTTTGTATTAAAGCCTGCGAAACCTGCGAAAAAGAATGTAGAGTCCACGAATCGCATCATGAGATCTGCAAAAACTGTGCTGACAGCTGCAAAGAATGTATCGCCGAACTCAAAAAAGTCGCTTAA
- a CDS encoding ATP-binding protein codes for MQISEYDFQIGTLLQTPIVILNRDERIDFCNLAFAKLVGSTPILLKSQDFREFFRFQNLTLSEECKNSKLQKSIFFKDRIQLFDGQEVLLGGSIAYFSENSGDYFLLEILEKTEDSIFQEKETEIATVISRIYHDLQEPIRNLSSFLKILSDKYSKELNPKGQDFLRICVQAANRLWERINGLLLLPRIEKEKNILKLLSLKKIIDESLLDIKEDLEKTGTQVFVEGEFPELIGNPVLLREVFLNLLNNSIQFRKKDQNSQIKIIYSNRSRFHEIQVQDNGIGVDLAEKKYFIGLFKKYHDIEEFNGPGTGLFFCKKIVELHGGFLEVKTQKAMGFSVTISFPREFKLKHL; via the coding sequence TTGCAAATTTCAGAATATGATTTTCAGATCGGAACGTTACTGCAAACTCCGATCGTCATTTTGAATCGGGATGAAAGGATTGATTTTTGCAATCTCGCTTTTGCAAAATTGGTGGGGTCGACTCCGATTCTTCTAAAAAGTCAGGATTTTCGGGAGTTTTTCCGATTTCAAAATCTAACGCTCTCGGAAGAATGCAAAAACTCTAAATTACAAAAGTCTATTTTTTTTAAGGATAGGATACAACTTTTCGATGGTCAGGAAGTCCTTCTGGGAGGAAGTATCGCTTATTTTTCGGAGAATTCGGGGGATTATTTTTTATTGGAGATTCTTGAAAAAACGGAGGATTCGATTTTTCAAGAAAAAGAAACGGAGATCGCAACTGTGATATCAAGGATTTATCATGATTTACAGGAGCCGATTCGAAATCTTTCCTCGTTTTTAAAAATACTTTCCGATAAATATTCCAAAGAGCTCAATCCAAAAGGACAGGATTTTTTACGGATTTGCGTACAAGCCGCAAATCGGTTGTGGGAAAGAATCAACGGTTTGCTTTTGTTACCTCGGATTGAAAAAGAAAAAAACATTCTAAAATTGTTATCTTTAAAAAAGATTATCGATGAAAGTCTTTTGGATATCAAAGAGGATCTTGAAAAAACCGGGACACAGGTTTTTGTAGAAGGTGAATTTCCGGAGCTGATCGGAAATCCGGTTTTGCTACGTGAAGTTTTTCTAAATTTACTAAACAATTCGATCCAATTTAGAAAGAAGGATCAAAATTCTCAAATTAAAATCATTTATTCAAATCGATCCCGATTTCATGAAATTCAAGTTCAGGACAACGGAATCGGCGTTGATTTGGCGGAAAAAAAATATTTCATAGGATTATTCAAAAAATATCACGATATTGAGGAGTTTAACGGACCGGGAACTGGTTTGTTTTTTTGTAAAAAGATAGTCGAGCTCCACGGCGGTTTCCTAGAGGTAAAGACCCAAAAGGCGATGGGATTTTCGGTGACGATCTCTTTTCCGCGTGAATTCAAATTAAAACATTTATAA
- a CDS encoding alpha/beta fold hydrolase — translation MSEIKTEFLKNGEREYKYLSLGKGKNLIFFFHGFPDDAGSMKRLMEIFSEKDFTCVAPYMRGYSSGSNVPVSTTVSIAELAGDLKFIVESLKAKHKPERTVVVGHDWGAIAAYGLANLSPGILDALVALSVPPLPTFLKNLFLYPSQLVRSWYILFFQLRSGIPESALLRNDLLRRLWEDWSPGWKIPEDRFQEVSQNLKIPEHLSAALGYYRGLLTPENFTLWNSSRELVFQKISVPSLILAGENDQCVATSVYRGLESEFYSRVLYKVVSNAGHFLPLEAPEVVAKEIFSFLKVDFK, via the coding sequence ATGTCTGAGATCAAAACCGAGTTTCTCAAAAACGGAGAAAGGGAATACAAATACCTAAGTTTAGGGAAGGGAAAGAATCTAATCTTCTTTTTTCACGGATTCCCGGACGACGCGGGATCCATGAAACGGCTGATGGAAATCTTTTCAGAAAAGGATTTTACCTGTGTGGCTCCTTATATGCGCGGATATTCATCCGGTTCCAACGTTCCCGTTTCGACGACCGTGAGCATTGCGGAACTTGCAGGGGATCTAAAGTTCATCGTGGAATCCTTAAAAGCCAAACACAAACCCGAAAGAACCGTCGTAGTAGGTCATGATTGGGGGGCGATCGCCGCCTACGGACTTGCAAATCTTTCTCCAGGAATTTTGGATGCGTTAGTCGCGCTTTCTGTCCCTCCGTTACCGACCTTCTTAAAAAATCTATTTTTATACCCGTCCCAACTCGTAAGAAGTTGGTATATACTTTTTTTTCAGCTTCGTTCCGGAATTCCGGAATCCGCGCTTTTGAGAAACGATCTTTTGCGAAGACTCTGGGAGGATTGGAGTCCGGGTTGGAAAATTCCGGAAGATCGTTTTCAAGAGGTATCTCAAAATCTGAAAATACCGGAACACCTTTCGGCGGCGCTCGGATACTATCGCGGCTTATTGACACCGGAAAATTTTACTTTATGGAACTCGAGTCGTGAGCTCGTGTTTCAAAAGATATCCGTTCCCAGTTTGATCCTTGCGGGTGAAAACGACCAGTGTGTCGCGACTTCGGTCTATCGCGGTTTGGAATCCGAGTTTTACTCAAGGGTGCTTTACAAGGTTGTGTCTAACGCGGGACATTTTCTTCCTTTGGAAGCTCCGGAGGTTGTTGCAAAGGAGATATTTTCTTTTCTGAAAGTGGATTTTAAATAG